One Phaseolus vulgaris cultivar G19833 chromosome 2, P. vulgaris v2.0, whole genome shotgun sequence DNA window includes the following coding sequences:
- the LOC137811091 gene encoding pentatricopeptide repeat-containing protein At4g19220, mitochondrial: MGSLITKWVNEKLTLLGPGILQSLHSISSRKYQTGNFSIVKRHRGPVFSCYCHCFFTVDQLFEEMPHRALHVRYIHFQLVEYIKLSLRKPKIVTATAAHCAALKLGALAHLPNSTSLLTVYSKAGDFASSKCLFDEIHNRDVIAWNAIVAASLENNCYRTAMDFLQKMIKAKTGFDSTTLLLMVSASLLIKNFYQGRVIHCVSIKSGMLTDISLGNALIDMYAKCGDLISSECVYEEMESKDIVSLNSIMRGSVYNGDPVKALYYFKRVSFSEAAADTVTLSCAISASSSLGELAFGQSIHGMGIKLGYKDSSHVSVANSLISLYSQCEDIKAAETVFREIAREDTVSWNAMIEGFASNGKITEVFDLLVEMQIVGSFPPDIVTLTTVLPLCAELMLYREGRTIHGFAMRRQMMVSHHVMLLNSLIDMYSKCNLVEKAEHLFNSTTEKDSVSWNVMISCYSHNRYSDEAQKLFREMLRCDLNCSSSTVFAILSSCDSLNSLHFGKSVHCWQLKSGFWNHILLINFLMHMYINCGDLAASFSILHENSALADIASWNTLIVGCVRCDHFREALDIFKLMRQEPPFNYDSITLVNILSACANLELSSLGKSLQGLALKTPLGSDTRVQNSLITMYDRCMDINSAKVVFKFCSILNLCTWNCIISALSHNGESREALELFRHLQFEPNEITIVSVLSACTQIGVLRHGKQVHAHLFRAGIRDNSFISAALIDFYSNCGRLYTALHVFRHAKQKSESTWNSMISAYGYHGNGEKAVKLFHEMCESGERVSKSTFVSLLSACSHSGLVKQGIWYYECMLEKYGVQPETEHQVYVVDMLGRSGRMDEAYEFAKGCDRSGVWGTLLSACNYHEELKLGKLVAQRLFELEPHNVGYYISLSNMYVAAGSWKDATQLRQSIQDLGLRKTAGYSLVDVHF; this comes from the coding sequence ATGGGCAGTCTTATAACAAAATGGGTTAATGAAAAATTAACCTTGCTTGGACCTGGAATATTACAATCATTGCATTCAATTTCTTCGCGTAAGTACCAAACTGGGAACTTCAGCATTGTTAAGCGACACAGGGGCCCCGTATTCTCATGTTATTGTCATTGTTTTTTCACTGTCGATCAGCTGTTTGAGGAAATGCCACACAGAGCTCTACATGTGAGATATATTCATTTTCAGCTTGTTGAATATATCAAACTGTCCCTCAGGAAACCCAAAATTGTGACTGCCACTGCTGCCCATTGTGCAGCATTAAAGTTAGGTGCACTAGCTCACCTCCCCAACTCAACATCTCTACTCACTGTTTATTCTAAGGCTGGAGATTTTGCCTCTTCAAAGTGTTTGTTTGATGAGATTCATAATAGAGACGTGATTGCTTGGAATGCTATTGTTGCAGCATCACTTGAAAATAACTGCTATAGAACAGCAATGGACTTCTTACAGAAAATGATCAAGGCCAAAACTGGGTTTGATTCCACTACTCTATTGCTTATGGTATCAGCTTCTTTACTCATAAAAAACTTTTATCAAGGACGGGTAATTCATTGTGTGAGTATAAAATCTGGGATGCTAACGGATATCAGTTTAGGTAATGCTCTTATTGACATGTATGCTAAGTGTGGTGATCTAATCTCTTCCGAGTGTGTATACGAAGAGATGGAAAGTAAAGATATTGTTTCGTTGAATTCAATAATGAGAGGCAGTGTTTACAATGGTGATCCAGTGAAAGCATTGTATTACTTCAAAAGGGTGAGTTTTTCGGAAGCAGCAGCAGACACTGTCACTCTGTCCTGTGCCATTTCAGCATCTTCAAGTTTGGGAGAGCTGGCTTTTGGCCAGTCCATTCACGGGATGGGAATCAAGCTAGGTTACAAGGACAGCTCGCACGTTTCAGTTGCCAACTCTCTCATTTCATTGTATTCACAATGTGAAGATATCAAAGCTGCTGAAACAGTGTTCAGAGAAATAGCTCGCGAGGATACTGTTTCCTGGAATGCAATGATAGAAGGATTTGCTTCAAATGGAAAAATTACTGAAGTATTTGATCTTCTGGTTGAAATGCAAATAGTAGGGTCTTTCCCACCTGATATTGTGACATTAACTACTGTACTTCCACTTTGTGCGGAACTGATGCTCTACAGAGAAGGAAGAACTATCCATGGATTTGCAATGAGAAGACAGATGATGGTATCTCATCATGTTATGTTACTGAACAGCCTGATAGACATGTATTCAAAATGCAACCTGGTAGAGAAAGCTGAGCACTTGTTCAATTCTACCACAGAGAAGGACTCGGTCTCATGGAATGTAATGATATCTTGCTATTCCCATAACAGGTATTCTGATGAAGCTCAAAAATTGTTCAGAGAGATGCTACGTTGTGACCTAAATTGCAGCTCATCAACCGTTTTTGCTATTCTTTCTTCTTGCGACTCCCTTAACAGTCTCCATTTTGGAAAATCAGTCCACTGCTGGCAGTTGAAATCTGGATTTTGGAACCACATTCTCTTAATAAATTTTCTCATGCACATGTATATCAATTGTGGAGACTTAGCTGCAAGTTTTTCAATTTTGCATGAGAATTCTGCTTTAGCAGATATAGCTTCATGGAACACACTAATTGTGGGATGTGTGCGATGCGACCATTTCAGAGAGGCTCTAGATATTTTCAAGTTGATGAGACAGGAACCTCCTTTCAACTATGACTCCATAACCCTTGTAAACATCTTGTCTGCCTGTGCAAACCTGGAACTATCCAGCCTAGGAAAGTCTCTGCAAGGTCTTGCACTTAAGACTCCTTTGGGATCAGATACTCGGGTCCAGAACTCATTAATTACTATGTATGACAGGTGCATGGACATCAACAGTGCCAAAGTAGTGTTTAAATTCTGTTCTATTCTCAATCTTTGCACATGGAATTGCATAATCTCAGCTTTATCTCATAATGGAGAAAGTAGAGAAGCATTGGAACTATTTCGCCATCTTCAATTTGAACCAAATGAGATCACCATTGTTAGTGTTCTCTCTGCTTGCACTCAAATTGGTGTCCTAAGACATGGAAAACAAGTCCATGCCCATCTGTTCAGGGCTGGCATTCGAGATAATTCTTTCATATCAGCAGCTCTTATAGATTTCTACAGCAACTGTGGAAGATTGTACACTGCCCTCCACGTATTCAGGCATGCCAAGCAGAAGTCAGAATCAACTTGGAATTCAATGATTTCTGCATATGGATATCATGGAAATGGTGAGAAAGCAGTCAAACTCTTCCATGAAATGTGTGAGTCAGGAGAAAGGGTGAGCAAAAGTACTTTCGTTAGCCTTTTATCTGCATGCAGCCATTCAGGTCTTGTGAAACAAGGTATTTGGTACTATGAGTGTATGTTGGAGAAATATGGAGTACAACCTGAGACTGAGCATCAAGTTTATGTGGTTGACATGTTGGGCAGATCAGGTAGAATGGATGAGGCTTACGAGTTTGCAAAAGGGTGTGACAGGTCAGGTGTTTGGGGAACTCTCCTAAGTGCATGCAACTATCATGAAGAACTCAAGTTAGGAAAACTAGTTGCTCAACGTCTCTTTGAATTGGAACCTCACAATGTTGGATATTACATATCATTGTCAAATATGTATGTAGCTGCAGGAAGCTGGAAAGATGCTACCCAATTGAGACAATCTATCCAGGATTTAGGTTTAAGAAAAACAGCAGGTTATAGTCTTGTCGATGTTCATTTCTGA
- the LOC137811092 gene encoding arabinosyltransferase XEG113-like: protein MACEEVLHSRPLFLTIYTVVIIGIVFSSFYVFSAIRYPSTNPSSWSLSNEDVRLTEQTLNGSRFATVDVPSVPPEARDVRTRPILDVPPRNKEMPPLEAFGLTKELIQKRVKDNVIIVTFANYAFMDFILTWVQQLNNLEVSNFLVGAMDTKLLEALYWKGIPVFDMGSHMSTEDVGWGSPKFHKMGREKVILINLILPFGYELLMCDTDMVWLKNPLPYLARYPGADVLTSSDQVVPTVVDDSLEIWQEVGAAYNIGIFHWRPTESAKKLAKEWKELLLADDKIWDQNGFNEIIHRQLGPSVDEDSGLVYAYDGNLKLGILPSSIFCSGHTYFVQAMYQQLRLEPYAVHTTFQYAGTEGKRHRLREAMFFHDPPEYYNPSGGFLSFKPSIPKSLLLSGNHTIESHFTLVNYQIKQIRAALAIASLLNRTLVVPPLWCRVDRLWFPHPGVLEGSMTRQPFLCPLDHVFEVNAMLKELPEEEFGPGIDIREYSLLDNPSLPSEVKKSWLDVHLCKEGTQDCVASNNTSIGGVLKFPRHSNEETYMKIFSSFKDIKVIQFSSMQDAFTGFSDKEREDKFRKRVKRYVGIWCCVLDHTPGHIYYDMYWDEKPEWKPLPPQTSADDHPPW from the exons ATGGCGTGTGAGGAAGTGCTTCATTCGAGGCCTCTGTTCCTCACGATCTACACTGTTGTCATCATTGGCATCGTTTTTTCCTCATTCTACGTCTTCTCCGCCATTCGCTATCCCTCCACCAACCCCTCTTCTTGGTCCCTTTCAA ATGAGGATGTTCGTCTTACAGAACAAACGCTCAACGGTTCTCGGTTTGCAACAGTTGATGTGCCTTCTGTTCCTCCTGAGGCACGAGATGTGAGGACAAGACCTATTTTGGATGTTCCTCCACGCAATAAAGAGATGCCACCTTTGGAGGCTTTCGGATTGACCAAAGAATTGATTCAGAAAAGGGTGAAAGATAATGTTATAATAGTGACCTTTGCTAACTATGCCTTCATGGACTTTATTCTGACGTGGGTTCAACAGTTGAATAATCTGGAAGTTTCTAATTTTCTTGTTG GTGCAATGGACACCAAGTTGTTGGAAGCGCTTTATTGGAAAGGGATACCAGTTTTTGATATGGGTAGCCATATGAGTACAGAAGATGTTGGCTGGGGGTCTCCAAAATTTCATAAAATGGGGAGAGAAAAAGTTATTCTGATCAACTTGATACTGCCTTTCGGTTACGAGCTGTTGATGTGTGACACTGACATggtttggttgaag AACCCACTTCCATATCTAGCTCGTTATCCTGGAGCAGATGTTTTAACATCCAGTGATCAAGTTGTTCCAACAGTGGTTGATGATAGTCTGGAAATTTGGCAAGAAG TTGGTGCTGCCTACAACATAGGAATTTTCCATTGGAGACCTACCGAGTCTGCAAAGAAGTTAGCAAAGGAATGGAAAGAACTTCTCCTAGCTGATGATAAGATATGGGATCAGAATGGTTTCAATGAAATTATTCACAGACAGTTAGGACCGTCAGTTGATGAGGACAGTGGACTTGTTTATGCTTATGATGGAAATCTAAAGCTAGGAATTTTGCCTTCAAGCATCTTTTGTAGTGGACATACATATTTTGTCCAG GCTATGTATCAGCAACTCAGATTGGAGCCATATGCAGTGCACACAACATTTCAATATGCTGGCACTGAAGGAAAGCGCCACCGACTTCGAGAAGCCATGTTTTTCCATGACCCACCAGAATACTATAATCCTTCCG GGGGGTTCTTGTCATTCAAGCCATCTATTCCAAAAAGCTTGTTGCTAAGTGGGAACCATACCATTGAATCACATTTTACACTTGTTAATTACCAA ATAAAACAGATCAGAGCAGCACTTGCTATTGCTTCCCTTTTGAACAGAACACTG GTTGTGCCTCCATTATGGTGCAGGGTTGATAGGCTATGGTTTCCCCATCCTGGTGTTTTGGAGGGGTCGATGACTAGACAACCTTTTCTCTGTCCACTGGATCATGTATTTGAG GTAAATGCCATGTTGAAAGAACTTCCAGAGGAAGAGTTTGGCCCCGGAATAGATATTAGAGAGTACTCGTTACTTGATAATCCCTCCCTCCCCTCAGAG GTGAAGAAGTCATGGCTTGATGTTCATCTCTGTAAGGAAGGAACCCAAGATTGTGTTGCATCAAATAATACCTCTATTGGGGGAGTACTCAAATTTCCAAGGCATAGCAATGAAGAAACG TAcatgaaaatattttcatcatTCAAGGATATAAAAGTCATCCAGTTCTCTTCAATGCAAGACGCTTTCACAGGTTTCAGCGACAAG GAAAGGGAGGACAAATTTAGAAAACGAGTTAAACGGTATGTGGGTATATGGTGCTGCGTGCTTGATCACACTCCTGGCCACATTTATTACGATATGTACTGGGATGAGAAACCTGAATGGAAGCCTCTCCCTCCTCAAACTTCCGCAGATGATCATCCACCATGGTGA